tagcctgccacgggggtacccggggcagtatgttcgggcttcggcgtatgcagaactcgatggttaacgcaagacacagtcgatttatcctggttcaggccctcgatcgtagatcgagtaataaccttacgtccagtcggcgttagcctttgcgttggattgattgtcaagtgttgtgttgtacaatcggTCTTCTCGTCTcaggagtcctgccctcctttatatagtcaggaggccagagtcctagtccgtttacaatgagatttcctagtaggattacttaatagctatactactaagattacatggggagaatcctagttggactagatattctctctcccttgcggggtatcctgtgggtcctgcatcgacaagTTATTAGTATCTTGACTAATTTAGTGAATGTTAAGTACTTAAGTCATTGGTGTGGATACATGTTTTCCTAGAAATGGTATATGTATTTGAGTACTTTGTATAATCATAAATTTTTTCTTAAATTAAATATTTTTGTGCATAATTAGTTAataattttcattttttttacaaATACCGGTAAATTAAATAGCCTTCGTTGTAGGCTTATAGCTTGCTATTGTTTGTTATAGCTTTCAGAGAAGAATGCAGCTATGTATTGTAGCCTGCTGTTTACAAAATGGTACCTCCTCCGttataaattataagacgtttttaaGTTTTTTTAGATATATAAAATTTGTTATACACTAAGATATACATTATGTATGGATACATATAATAAAAacaatttatctagaaaactcaATATTTCTTataatttagatttttttttcctGAGACGAGCTTATAATTGGGAATTGAGGAAAACTAGTACTAACTACTGTCATGTCTACTGGAGGACATGGAAAACCGTAAACAAGAAACCGCCGGAGGCAGAAACCGGCGGGGCCAAGGCTGTCTCGCGGTGGTCGTGAAAGCGGACGGAAAGCGGCGGCGGACACCTCCCCGGTTTCTCCCGCGACTAAAAAAATCCGAGCCTTTCTTCCCCCAACTTGCGCCGCTACAGTCCAGGCGCTCTCGCTGCCTCCCTCTTAGTCCAAGACCACTATATATACAGTACTCGTCCCCGCTTTCTTCCTCGCCAATTTCTGATCATCAACCAAGTGTAAAGGGTGCGAAGAAGCAGTAGCAAAAGGATTGGATTCTCGTGTTCTTGGAGTGGTCCATCGAGCTTCGGGAGAGAGACAGAAAGAGGGACAGCAAGCAATGGCGACCGCAGGGAAGGTGATCAAGTGCAAAGGTACGTCTTCTACCTCTGCCTTTCCTGATGGCTACTCGCTAGAAGCCTAATCATCGGATTGATTTGGTTCTTGGATCCCCTTCAGCCGCCGTGGCGTGGGAGGCCGGCAAGCCGCTGTCcatcgaggaggtggaggtggcgccGCCACAGGCCATGGAGGTGCGTGTCAAGATCCTCTACACCGCGCTCTGCCACACCGACGTCTACTTCTGGGAGGCCAAGGTAGTAtatgctgtgtgtgtgtgtgtgtgtgtgtatcctCGCTGCTGCTTCTTGACCTCCATGCATTTGTCTAAGTGTGATTTTCTGGCTGAATCTTGTTTTGTGCAGGGGCAAACTCCGGTGTTCCCGAGGATCTTAGGACACGAAGCGGGAGGGTATGCACTTGCCTTCTTCTCCCTgtcctgctctctctctctctctctctctctctctctctctgtgtgtgtgtgtttgaggAAACCTGTCCTGTTGTGTTGTTACTGTTTTCTATTTCTTGCACTGAGCTCATCACTTCTTTCCACTATATTTTTTTTAGTTGTGCGCTTCTACTAGTTTTAGTGCTTCGATTCTAAATATAGCTAGTCAATTCATTTCGAGCACTGTTTTGGCAGCGGGTTTGAGATTCCGGCCCGTTCGCGTGCCTTAAAcctgatccgcttctttttttcatctggaacagtgtttttctctcacaaattcctccagcattcatccaaaccatccaaattcctccagaattcctccattACTAAAGAAAGCAAGTGTGCATATTTTATTGAATTGGATATAAAGCATCAAGTAAAGCCTCATGTGCAGATTCAAGGAACACGAAGTCAGTCATGACACAAGCACACACACATAATTAGCCTTTTTCTTAGGATAATATTTTTTACGTGTTCTAGAATAAGAACTGTACTTAAGATGTTTATATGTATTCGTTTTTTCCCCTTAGACTGAGAGACAAGTACATGATTCATTTCTTGAAACATCTCGGTTGACTAATTTTGCATATATAGAGAAGTCGATTCTGTTGAAGTGGGATGTTGATAGCATTTTAATGAATATTATTATTCACACTCCTAATACTAGTCCAAGCTGTCTAATAAATCCATTTCGTTCCAAACTAATAACTCTCCTCGCAGCATCGTGGAGAGCGTTGGGGAGGGTGTGACCGAGCTCGCACCAGGCGACCATGTCCTCCCGGTGTTCACCGGCGAGTGCAAGGAGTGTGCTCACTGCAAGTCGGAGGAGAGCAACATGTGTGACCTCCTCAGGATCAACGTCGACCGGGGCGTGATGATCGGCGATGGAAAGTCCCGCTTCACCATCAACGGACAGCCTATCTTCCACTTCGTTGGGACATCCACCTTCAGCGAGTACACCGTCATCCATGTCGGCTGCCTCGCCAAGATCAACCCCGAGGCGCCTCTCGACAAAGTTTGTATTCTCAGCTGTGGTATCTCAACTGGTAAGATGCATGCATGGTCCTTGATTCAGTCATATATTTCCCAAGGAATATCATGTTTTAGCAGGATGGCTTACTGAATCCTTGTCATTGCTTTGGTGCAGGTCTTGGCGCAACACTGAATGTGGCAAAACCAGTAAAGGGTTCGACGGTGGCGATTTTCGGTCTTGGGGCTGTAGGCCTTGCTGTAAGTGCTGGCTGCGTTAAGAGTTTTTCAGCATCGATCTGACAAGTACTCGTGTCGTGCGACATAATGGGATTATGATTGGACTGAATCTCTGTACTACATTTGCACGTGATCAGGCTATGGAAGGTGCTAGACTGGCTGGGGCATCAAGGATCTTCGGTGTGGACATCAACCCAGCAAAATACGAGCAAGGTACTTTTATAATCCACTGTCACCTTATTATGTGTATAATGTCAGTTTTGTACTTATATGGTTCTTGATGCTGATGGTACACTGAACTTACCAACGTGTTCCATTTTCTTTTTCAGCTAAGAAATTTGGCTGCACTGATTTCGTTAATCCCAAGGACCACGACAAGCCAGTGCAGGAGGTTTGTGTTTCTTTTGTTCTGATGAGTATACTGAATTTGACTCTTTGTGTATCTGATATCCACTGCTCATTGCTGTTGCAGGTACTCATTGAGCTGACCAACGGCGGTGTCGACCGCAGCGTGGAGTGCACCGGCAACGTCAATGCCATGATATCCGCCTTCGAATGTGTCCACGACGTATGTCCTCATCAGCCAATCCAATGATTCTTCTGTAATTCTATCACCATTTGCTTTCAGACTGAATGGAATCTGAAACGGGCGGCGCTCTGAATTGTGAACTGTAATTGTGAATGCAGGGATGGGGTGTCGCCGTGCTGGTGGGTGTCCCGCACAGGGAGGACCAGTTCAAGACCCACCCCATGAACTTCCTCAACGAGAAGACTCTCAAGGGCACCTTCTTCGGCAACTACAAGCCGCGCACCGACCTGCCCAACGTCGTCGAGATGTACATGAAGAAGGTAAATATAATAATGACCATGAATCGCTGGATCTGTAACTTTTTAATTGCAGGCTAGTGAAAAGGAAAACCTGAATCTTCAAAGATATTCCTCCTGATTCATCAATAACCTGCGATGTAGGAGCTGGAGCTGGAGAAGTTCATCACACACAGCGTGCCCTTCTCCGAGATCAACACGGCGTTCGACCTGATGCTCAAGGGGGAGAGCCTGCGCTGCATCATGAGGATGGAGGACTAGAGCTTCATTGCCAGCTTCTGCATCCATGTTGCATAACAACGCATGTGAAAAGTTGAAGGCGCTCCTCCCTTGTGTAGTACAGTGTAGTAATAAAAATGTTAATGTTTGTCCTGAGCGAGCATGCCCATCCTGTATTCTGTTTCACGGTTTCGTCTTTATTGTCCGTGTGTGCTGTGTGTGGTCAGGTTTAATTCCAGCCCTTCTTAGAAAACCCAAAAAAACAAAACGTTTGTGGCCAGGTTTCAGAGAGTCCCTGTATGTAATTGCCATTTTGCATAACAATAATGAAATAGTATTGTCAGTGTTAATAACGTTCCAGCCTTCCAAGCCTCCCTTCCTTCCTCGCAAATTGCAGTTTTACTTGAGGTTGTCTTGAGATTAGGATGCTACAACAAGTGATCGCCTCTAGATCAATGGTTGTGTCGCTTGGTGAAGAACTACCCACCCAAGCTCGGTTCGCGACCGGAACGACTTTGGTTTGTCGCACTCGCACGGGTGTATTTTTCCCACGTTGGGTCGCACGGGAGAGCTAATGGACCCAGGATATTTATCTCCATTTTCCCCATGTAGGTGTTGACTGTGTGCGTGTGTGGGTCAGTAGAAGGATTCTGTCGCATAACCTCTCCGTGCCGCtttttttttcttacaacaacCTCTCCGTACCGATTTGTGTGGGCTCCGAGCATGGCATAAAAATTGTATCACCGTGCCTCCCTATATACATGCTATAGTTGCCACGTATCTATTCTCACAAATCCAACTGACGCATGGCGGTGTTGGAAAAGCAGCGGCGTGGGAGACCACGATTGGAGCATGCGAAGTCTGCAAAGCGCGCCGTTGGATCTATGAGACTGAATATATGGCAACTATTTATAGCACGTATGCAGGGCAGGGCGGACCTACAGGGTATGCCGGTAGGTCGACGGCATACCCTGAGATCTGCCCATAAATAAGTATACATATATacggaaaaaaaaaacttacctaCTCAATCCTGCGAGTGGCCACCGAGAATGTTTCGCCTGGCCGCACATACAGGCAGTTAAGGGTGGCAACGGGTAAATCCCCATCGGGTATGGCCACCTCAGACCCATCcccgccataaaaatttggtaccgTCAGAATACCCATACCCGTCATGGGTGGGGAATTTTCCCCAGACCCATACTCGGCCGGGTAAATCATACCCGTCGGGTCACCCGTACCCGCCAACAATTTATTCACGCAcatgaaaatcaacaattcaacagcaaCCATCACTAACCAGAGCACACaaaattagacaaataatagcatataataATGTCTTCTGCAAATTAATATTCCTTTCTATTTAGTTTCTCCTCTATGTTAGTCATGATTAATGTAGAAGTTTTTTATTATAGACATGGTTTCAGAAACTTTCAAATGGAGTATTGGACTCGTTGACTCCAGAACAAGTGATGCACTGCAACACTGAAGAAGAGTGTAGCCATCTTGCAAGTACCATACCTCATGTTGAAGCAGCATTGCTTGAATGGGCCATCAATCTCATGGCAGATGTGGTGGAAAATGAAAGTTACAACAAGATGAATGCTCGCAACATTGCTATGGTTTTTGCACCAAATATGACCAAGGTTACTGGCAAGCATATTTGTTTCTCTCTACCTGCATTATTTTTTAGAATCTATAGTCTAACCACGGAGCATTGATCTCTTTTAGATGACTGGgtatttttcacccatgggtaAACGGTTACGGGGACTGCTAGAACATACCCATACCCGCGTACCCGATAGATGAAGGGTTTGGTCCATTTATATACCCATGGGTAGTGTGATTAGTCCATATTTAGACCCTAATGGAGTAAATACCCATTGGGTATCGGGTcgcgggtccccgttgccatctttacaggCAGTCGATCGCGCGCGGCCGCAAGGGCTGACCCATAGGGCGAGTCGACGACTCGATCTATACGCCGCGGTCGCTAATCGTAGATTCCCACAGCAATCCCAGTCGAAGCAGTCATGGACGAGTGGCGGCGGCTTGACGCCTAGACACCGATCGCCCGAGACTGATGAGAGGTCAGGTCAGACGTCAATGCAAAGCACGGTTGCGCGATGCCTGATGGCCGGTGTAGAACCCAAGCGTCGTTGAGGCCGAAGACTGCCAAGCGGCAAGAGGTTTGCACTTTAGCATAATCCTCTCTTGCTTATATATttaatttcttcctttttctacACTGAAAGGTTAGCACTAGTAGACAAATTAGCTGTACTCCTGAttctcaacccccttcagtcTCGGTTTTGGAACCGGAAACACGAATCCAGGACTAaaaggcccctcctttagtcccggtttcgcgcccgggactaaaggtccacctcccggcctggccacatggtccggccctttagtcccggttggtattaccaaccgggactaaaggttttttttgtttctattttcaattgatgattcgttttggttttcaaatatgttttcgaatacgcattctacgctgctaataatatacgtattctacacctttataatgttcaaacattttgtacaaactaaagtatgaaactaacgtatatattacacacatatatatataatgttattttatgtacatataatatatatatatatatatatatatatatatatatatatatatatatatatatatatatatatatatattacaaataaagcttgcattgtatattctatcgtatccttgggataataaatttactccatctggtttggtttccatgtttcgttcacgtcattgtagaactcgccggcggggtttaggacctggtcattaagaaatcctgctatgatctcttgaattgctttcagttggtcacgtcgtatgactttttccttcaaccatagagtcttcaataaaagttaaaagaaaagtatttatttatatatatatatatatttgtgtgtgttggtcacgtgattacttatatatatgagcaataaaagaaattgtgaatgtatgaatatatttatataacgtactttgaggttctctttaggagttcttttttagtacgccatgttgaactcacaaacatagtatccgtagTAGTTGTTCCCTTGTttttgcctcagaacccacttttacgagaaaaaagatccagtgaattgaaagcatgcatggtgttaattgaattatatataaatgtagctagtacttacatTGTGTGAGATTACATCCAGtagcgctttgcaatgtttcatgtggtgttcctcaatgaaactttttcaaacaccgcgcctaataaaataaaaaattaatttggcctttaataattgttgcagttaagagatcggggtatatatagttgctagagagaccaaattacccttggataatatctattatgtcttggtactctatttgctcttttcttaatgagtctaagatgctcaactgactattggccatatcgatgaccatcaatatccagtgattgctgtatatgtttttatacacaaatatgatcgacattaactagagtcaacatatatatatgggagatagcttagctagtaagcaaataattaaacaaatgttcatatgatcgacattaattatttaacactcacttgaagttgtaggggaaaagtatgtccttgttttgttggttcactaagaacctcatgagatgtttctcgagttcagctttccattgaggcgggggattagggtgtttgaatacgacatatggatcaacgaaaccaacatcattatcctttctctttctgaggtctgtcatctcatatctgcatatataaaaatatagtgtgaggatatataatttatatatatacatgtaactttatatatatacactttaatagtagaaaataatcacacttacagacaatagcagctaatgagacttttgtcgagagagtctaggtggcatagttggtgtaattctgaaaactcgacatatataacgtcatcgccacggaagtaatgttggtttctaactatgatagaaacaaaggtctctccccgttcacacgtcgccatgtaccacttgtgttagcaggtacatttgcgtacccagttcacctaaggcctcatggttgtatagactcttttcatgttcaaatttcttccaaggatccactttcggagcatatggtccttcagcgagcacttgggcaaggtccaaaccggtatcctcgtaaaaccgagctaggtcctcaaaatcgacgtccagtacgtctaagtttgaaccatattcattacgaatgacaagaggggggactgattgttgcgattgttgtccgagttgtgcaacaccttttcctgctctagtctttttctgcttcgcctcaaatgacttggtgagagagcggtcgtagtccgattttggcagggtcttttgagattcccgctttttctggtccaccttctttcttagaagatctggaggtaggtagaagtacggtttctccggattctccctcgcttctcgttgctttcttactttttcgaagaaactgctcacatctttttgtactacaaCATTTAAttctttttcacttttctcgtaagccagtttttggagaataactggattagaggaggctttcttctttgccggctggtgggccaacggcttcgtttgcagagcggacctcttaggagctagctgcttcttggtcatgaagggaggcagggcagccgttggagacctccttggaggtggcggtggtggcggcgttgcataatcattgcccggagcactatgatgatctggagattgaataattggacttaggttggtggaggccttgctgtgtgagtacaaaaaagaataattaggtataagaaatattgttattattaatcatgcatgtcaatagaaaattagtgaaaaaattgtttcgttcacttttatccgcacctattgtctggcagttgaggaagcggtggtggactagagaccccgggaataatgatgtagcgcttgcgccatagtatgaatgtcttctctgcttctcctagagtcttctctccatcacctcctggaatgtcaagagccagatcactaaaacctttgttaactctatccactgaggcgctaacatatccaggtggtattattgccccatggattcttggtgtcttggtaggatctggaggagaaaaaacaccgagagccaccatgattgtggcattctcttttggaatatgtagctcacatgatgtaaacggtgcagtgatgtcatccatgggaaaacgtagcattgcgtcaacttgatttggcaactccgtggaagcgcagctgcttttcaactgatcaggggggctaatattaatgttgattcctggatctgatgcctgcatttgggcactcattgctatttgcacttgctttatgatttcgtcctgtaTTCTAGATTGCATGTCTTTTCcatgctcctgtgcttgaagcaacacctcccgtgactcacgaacatattcctccaacctgctgatccgcgctgcatcctcattcttccttctctgtcggcttctgtaggtatctctgtcattagggaaaccatgctcccaagaaatgttccgtcctaaacctctcattcggccactgtgtttagtagtcccgatggcatatgttggttcatccttctctctaatgggcctgaacgcaccaatagctttagcttgtaaagcataagaaaatctttgtgttgctctttcgagttttgggccatgaactagcttcccggtctctaggtccagtctttccccatgagcaaaaaaccaattcttcgcgcgtttgggccaattgagtgattctggtgtgatacccttggcaagaatgtccgcttccatttttcccacttgggaatagcagtcgcgtagccacctgatcccatgccatggtggtataccttctgtcgggcattctcttggttccttctcacccgttcctcaccctcttccgatgtcttgtactgtacaaaatcattctagtagggcctcaacttcgcaagcgggccactagtattgaaattgggcgttaggttcttcttgacatatttcgtgtatagggatttcttccaagtctgaaattgtgtggccatcttcttcatagcccactttcaaactagttccttcaattcatcaccgttgatagcatcataatcattcgcttgcaacatgaaatgttgaaggatatcatcccaaattaaattcttatcaagatcagagacaaaactaacattaggctcattgatcttttgcttccattcaagggcactgatcggaagtctgtcccttacaaggcacccacagtgttgcacgaatttccttgcatgtggaccaagtggttcgcctgtctcgatattgaattccgatattatgtagcgcccctccaatggctttttcgggcctcgaatatctttgcttttcgccgttgtggtcgtcgatccagagggctacatataaaaaagaataaataaatatcatgtgtacacataatagatgatagatattcaaatatatatatataatattcaaatatatatataaatatatatacctcgctagtattttcttgcacaatattttcttggttatcttcaagagccaggtattgactcccgtcatctacatcctgctggtcaccatcggcaaattgagtgccggtgttgataatatccatcatttcttcatccatgttgtctctcggggtagccatcttgcttttacaccactagatatatctataaaaaataaaaactatatctatcaaatatccatcaaattctagctcaaaaacatgtttaaataaataaccatccgtactagttgaccttgcttacgtgatcatctcggcgagcatttcttcaccggacggcaccgtacttggccacggaagagctctgattctacgaggaagggaacatggtcttccatgaccgttgccgctctcccccgtagaatcaaagctcctccttaacgtccgttactgctcggcatagaacatgctagccgagatgaacacggtccgcaagttcaactagtacgaattttctacaattttctaactattttctaagtttttcatttcatagaaaaattaattctaaaaataaaaggcatgatttctaagtatttcagttcatggaaaaattaattgtaagtgacctgctcgacattggcgagctcacgggcgtttcatggaaaaattaattctaagtgacctgctcgacaaaattgagaaaaaacacacaCTCTCATGAccacacatcttctaagatcacataagcttccgtactagttgaccttacttacgtgatcatcttcgcgggcatttctccaccggacggcaccgtacttggccacggaagagctctaaTTCTACGAGGaggggaacacggtcttccacgactgttgccgctctccctcgtagaatcaaagctcctccttgacgtccgttaccgctcgacagagaacatgctagccgagatgaacacggtctgcaagttcaactagtacagattttctacaattttctaactagtccgcGCCAAGGAGGCGGAGGTATGCCCGCCCGAGTATGAGAACTACGTGCCCTGCTACTACAACATCACGGACACCGTCGAACGTCTCGGATCTGGTGGTCGACGTCGTCATAAGCTACCATGCGAAAAGGAGGAAACAACGAGACACCGGGCCGTGCCCGTGCTCTCAcattacaagattgccgacaTGAGGGCTcagcacacgcatccatccgattacaaaaggttggagcaattaatccatcataaacggattatatatggtggcggcggtggctcacatccaaggtgtcaaacgcgaggtccagctcctacagctaaaaaacatgttagagacttagactttactaaaaacagtaataatctgtTTCATTACAGGACTGGGAAGCTATCACTATTCCTACAATTAGAAAGAATATTCTAGTCATGGATCACATGCCGATGGTAaatatggctgcaggaaagcccaTCCATTTGAGCTTTGCCTCTTAAGAGCAGTAAGTATGGTTAGGTGAAATCAAATATCGCCATGCAAAAGTAGCAGACTAGCTAAATTGTTACCCTCAACCTCAAGTGGCATGGGTGATTGACCGGTAATAACAGTGGTACACGTCTTTGCCATTTAATTTGATCATCGACGCGCACATGCAAATACATATTACATAGTACCAGACACAAGCATAAATATCAGTATGAATTCATGGCCTCAGTCGCCCACATTCTAGCACCAAGCAGCCTAACATATAAATAGAAGTATGCACCAATTGCAAAGGCTACTAGCTAGCACCAAATCGAAGCGATACATTCATTGAGCAATGGCACTGAACGAGATGGCCATATAGTAGCAAAAGAGtgtagaggaagagggagaccgggcCAAACCTAGAGAAGACATGCCATAATAGAGATGCTTGGCCTACTGTGGATCTTGGAGAAGACTACGTCTCGCGGATCTAACACAAGAACGAgggcttcaaagttcaaa
This sequence is a window from Miscanthus floridulus cultivar M001 chromosome 10, ASM1932011v1, whole genome shotgun sequence. Protein-coding genes within it:
- the LOC136484822 gene encoding alcohol dehydrogenase 2, whose amino-acid sequence is MATAGKVIKCKAAVAWEAGKPLSIEEVEVAPPQAMEVRVKILYTALCHTDVYFWEAKGQTPVFPRILGHEAGGIVESVGEGVTELAPGDHVLPVFTGECKECAHCKSEESNMCDLLRINVDRGVMIGDGKSRFTINGQPIFHFVGTSTFSEYTVIHVGCLAKINPEAPLDKVCILSCGISTGLGATLNVAKPVKGSTVAIFGLGAVGLAAMEGARLAGASRIFGVDINPAKYEQAKKFGCTDFVNPKDHDKPVQEVLIELTNGGVDRSVECTGNVNAMISAFECVHDGWGVAVLVGVPHREDQFKTHPMNFLNEKTLKGTFFGNYKPRTDLPNVVEMYMKKELELEKFITHSVPFSEINTAFDLMLKGESLRCIMRMED